The genome window CGCTATAAGGGATTCCTGCCTTTTTCAATGCTTCCTTGTAACCAATCAATCGAATTTTGCCGTTGATATCATCAACAAGTGGCCCACTGACAAAGGCAATCTTTTCATTTTCCTGAAGCAAATGAGTTACTGCATCAATCGTTGCTTGTTTGTAGTCAATATTAACACTTGGCAACTGGTGTTCGATATCCACTGTTCCTGCAAGGACAACTGGTGTCCGAGATCGAGAAAATTCTGAACGAATCTTTTCAGTCAAGTGATAACCCATAAAAATGATCCCGTCAACCTGTTTTGAAAAGAGAGTATTAACTACTGAAACTTCTTTTTCATCATCTTCATCACTGTTGGCTAGGACGATATTGTACTTATACATCTCTGCAATATCATCAATCCCCTTGGCTAGGGTTGAAAAATAGCCATTGGTGATATTTGGAATCACAACACCAACTGTCGTGGTTTTCTTGCTGGCCAAGCCACGCGCTACCGCATTTGGACGGTAGTCAAGACGATCAATCACCTCTAGAACTTTTTTACGAGTATTCTCTTTGACGTTCTTATTGCCATTCACTACACGGCTAACAGTTGCCATTGAAACCCCAGCTTCACGGGCAACATCATAAATCGTTACTGTATCATCTGTGTTCATTCTGTTTCCTTTCTATATTGAAAATTTCGCTTTCATACATCTGCTTACTCCATTTTATCACTTATTGTAAACACTTTCAAGTATTTTTTAGAGAAACTTTGAAAAAATTTCACAACCTATTCCCATTTTGAAAAAGCGAGTACGATTTCTTGATTTTTGGGATGTTTTGCTGTATGATAAGGAAAAATGAAAGGAGGGAGGGAATGTTTATGGCTTTTACAAATACTCAGAGACGTTCGGCCAGTTTTGGCGTTGTGACCAGCTTGCCTGACGATGTTATCGACTCTTTGTGGTATATTATCGATCATTTTTTGAAAAACGTCTTTGAATTAGAAGAGGAACTTGAATTTCAACTGCTAAATAACGAGGGAACCATCACCTTCCATTTCTCTAGTCAGCACCTGCCGACTAGTATCGACTTTGATTTTAATCATCCCTTCGACCCTCTTTACCCTCCTCGGGTTCTTGTTTTAGACATGGACGGGAAAGAAACCATCCTCCTTCCTGAAGAAAATGACCTATTTTAAAAACTCTAGCTTCTCGGCGCAAACTGCTGAGGAACTAGAGTTTTTTCTATTTGTTCAATTCTTGATACAAGTGGCGAATTGGTTGCTTTAGCATTGGATGAATAAAATGAGGAGCTATTTCTTGCAGAGACTCAAGGACAAAGAGGCGTTCTGCTATATAAGGATGAGGTAAGATGAGGTCGTCTGTATAAATGACCTGGTCCTCCACAAAGAGTAGGTCCAAATCAATCAAACGAGGCCCCCAATGCACCTCTCGAACCCGTCCCATTTCTGACTCAATACTTAACAAGGTCTCTAACAAGACTGGTGCTGGTAGCCATGTTTCCACTTCAATCACCTGATTAGCAAAACTATCCTGCTCCACACCACCCCAAGGTTCCGTCGTCAAGACACTGGATTCTTTGAGAATATGGATACCTCGAACTCGCAGTTTGTCAATGGCTTGTTCCAAGTTTGCTTGCTTGTCCCCCATATTGCTTCCTAGAGCGATAAAAGCTCGTTGCTTGCGACGGCGGATGGTCACTGAGCAGGTATCTAGCGGTAAATGCACTGGAGCCCAAGGTTTTTTTAGTTCCAACTCAATCTCTTGGACAAGAGGATAAGTCTCAAAGGTACGTTCAACTAGTTTGTAAGCTACCGTTTCAATCAAGTCCTCAGTGGTTTCCTGAAACCAAGCTGTCCACTGCTGACAAAGTTCGCCGTAATGGATAGAAGCCGCCAAATCCAAGTCTGTCGCCGCCTTGGTCATATCATAGGATAAGCTTGCGGAAATAACAAACTTTTGCCCCAATTCTTTCTCACTAGGAAAGAGACCATGATAGGCAAAAATTTCCAAATCTTTAATCTGCAGTTGATCCATAACTAGTCCTTTCTAGAAAAATCCGCATGAAGCGGATTCTTTTTATAGTCCCATTAGACGATAAGCCTGATCTCGGAGATCCTTATCGGTCTCAAATAGACCTCGAGCTACTGTCGTCAAGGTTGCAGTACCTGGTTTTCGAACACCACGCATGCTCATACACATATGCTCAGCCTCAATGACAACAAAGGCTCCCTTAGCCCCCAAGTAGTCCATCAAGGCATCGGCCACTTCGATATTCAACCGTTCTTGAATCTGTGGTTTTTTAGAATAAACTTCAACCGTACGGGCTAGCTTGGACAAGCCTGCCACACGACCGTCTGGAACATAGGCAATGTGCGCTCTCCCATAAAAGGGCAAGAAGTGGTGTTCACACATGGTATGGAAAAAGATATCCTTCTCCACTACCATATTGTCATCAATAATCTCAAAAGATTTTGACAGGTGTTCCTCAGCAGTTTGACCAAGACCTGAAAAAATCTCTTGGTACATACGGGCTACACGAGCAGGTGTTTCCTGCAAGCCCTCGCGGTTAGCGTCCTCACCGACAGCCTCAATAATCATTTTTACAGCCGTTTCAATCTTTTGTGTATCCATTCTCGTTCTTCCTCTCCATCAGATAGGCTCTCACTTGGCTCAAGAAATACAAGGAACCCGTGACAAGCCTAACTGTTTTTTTCTCTTCATCTTCTGTCATTTTTTGTTCTAAAAATTCCTGCCAACTTTGGTAATTGAGATTTCTAGACTTAGCTGTCTCTTTCAGCACGTTCTCATCTGTCGCCCGACTATCGTCAAAACAAGTCAGAGTCAGTTGACTATTTGGCACCGACTCTAGCAAATCCAACATATCCTCCAAGGCCTTGGTTTTGATACAAGTAAAGAGAATTTCTTTATGATAGTCAGCAAAGCGTTCTTGCAAAGTATTCAACAAAGCCTTGATAGCATGCGGATTATGAGCCCCATCTAAAATCATTAGAGGTTCACTAGACACGACCTCCAAACGCCCTGGCCACCTTGTTTCTTTCAAGGCTTGGGCAACCAAGTCATTGCTTGCTAGCTCTTGACCATCTTCTTGACAAAAAGTATCAAGTAAAGCTATGGCCATCCCCGCATTCTCGATCTGATGCAAGCCCAGCAGACCTGTCTGGAAGCGACCTTGTCTGACAGAACTGGTATAATCAAAGATTTCACCCGCTACCACGCTTTCTTGATGACGAACCTGATAATCTTTTCCATAGGCAAGTCTCGGTGCATGTTTAGCTTCTGCCATATGGTCGATAACAGCCAAGGCTTCTGGAGCAATGCCTCCTGTCACCAAAGGAATCCCTTGTTTGACAATACCAGCTTTCTGCTCTGCTATGGCTTCCAAGGTGTCACCAAGTAGGGCCACATGATCCAGTCCAATGGTCGTAATTCCTGTTAGAATCGGCTGACAGACATTAGTACTATCCAAGAGTCCACCCATGCCGACTTCCATGATAGCCACATCAACTTTTTCAGTGGCAAAATAATCATAGGCTATGGCTGTGATAATCTCAAACTCGGTCGTTCCTTGTAAATCAGCGACCTTCTCCCCCTCAAGCAAAAACTCATAGTCCGCCATTATAGCTTCTAGTCTAGCTTCTGGGATGGATTTCCCGTTGATGCTAATCTGGTCTGTGTAATGAATGAGATAAGGCGAGCTAAAAACTCCAACTTTCAACCCCATCTTTTCCAACATATTTTTCAAAAAAGCAATGGTCGAACCTTTACCATTTGTTCCGCCGATATGGATAACCTTGAGTTTGAGATGGGGATTGCCTCGCAAAGCTAATAGTTCCACCATTCGTTCCAAGCCAAAATGCGGTTGGTCCGTCCGATAGTGGGCAATCCACTGATTGTTTTCAATTTCTTTCATCTTATTTATATTGTTTTAAATCTAGATTTTCCGCATCATCTGCCAAACGAATGGCTGACGCAATTTCAACTGCCATCTTATGACTGGCTACATCGTGCACGCGCACCACTTCGACACCCTGTCTCGCAGCGATACTGGTCACATGGGCCGAAGCAGTATCCCGATTGCGGAAACCAAGTTCGGTCTCAGGATTAACTTCAAAACCATTTTCCTCCAGAATACTGATAACAAACCGCTTGCGCGAAACTCCAAGAAAGATTGGATAGCCTTTCTGATGCA of Streptococcus oralis contains these proteins:
- the ccpA gene encoding catabolite control protein A, translating into MNTDDTVTIYDVAREAGVSMATVSRVVNGNKNVKENTRKKVLEVIDRLDYRPNAVARGLASKKTTTVGVVIPNITNGYFSTLAKGIDDIAEMYKYNIVLANSDEDDEKEVSVVNTLFSKQVDGIIFMGYHLTEKIRSEFSRSRTPVVLAGTVDIEHQLPSVNIDYKQATIDAVTHLLQENEKIAFVSGPLVDDINGKIRLIGYKEALKKAGIPYSEGLVFESKYSYNDGYALAERLVSSQATAAVVTGDELAAGVLNGLADHGISVPEEFEIITTDDSQIARFTRPNLTTIAQPLYDLGAISMRMLTKIMHKEELEEREVLLPHGLTERRSTRKRK
- a CDS encoding DUF960 domain-containing protein, with the protein product MAFTNTQRRSASFGVVTSLPDDVIDSLWYIIDHFLKNVFELEEELEFQLLNNEGTITFHFSSQHLPTSIDFDFNHPFDPLYPPRVLVLDMDGKETILLPEENDLF
- the folK gene encoding 2-amino-4-hydroxy-6-hydroxymethyldihydropteridine diphosphokinase; its protein translation is MDQLQIKDLEIFAYHGLFPSEKELGQKFVISASLSYDMTKAATDLDLAASIHYGELCQQWTAWFQETTEDLIETVAYKLVERTFETYPLVQEIELELKKPWAPVHLPLDTCSVTIRRRKQRAFIALGSNMGDKQANLEQAIDKLRVRGIHILKESSVLTTEPWGGVEQDSFANQVIEVETWLPAPVLLETLLSIESEMGRVREVHWGPRLIDLDLLFVEDQVIYTDDLILPHPYIAERLFVLESLQEIAPHFIHPMLKQPIRHLYQELNK
- the folE gene encoding GTP cyclohydrolase I FolE, with amino-acid sequence MDTQKIETAVKMIIEAVGEDANREGLQETPARVARMYQEIFSGLGQTAEEHLSKSFEIIDDNMVVEKDIFFHTMCEHHFLPFYGRAHIAYVPDGRVAGLSKLARTVEVYSKKPQIQERLNIEVADALMDYLGAKGAFVVIEAEHMCMSMRGVRKPGTATLTTVARGLFETDKDLRDQAYRLMGL
- a CDS encoding bifunctional folylpolyglutamate synthase/dihydrofolate synthase; the encoded protein is MKEIENNQWIAHYRTDQPHFGLERMVELLALRGNPHLKLKVIHIGGTNGKGSTIAFLKNMLEKMGLKVGVFSSPYLIHYTDQISINGKSIPEARLEAIMADYEFLLEGEKVADLQGTTEFEIITAIAYDYFATEKVDVAIMEVGMGGLLDSTNVCQPILTGITTIGLDHVALLGDTLEAIAEQKAGIVKQGIPLVTGGIAPEALAVIDHMAEAKHAPRLAYGKDYQVRHQESVVAGEIFDYTSSVRQGRFQTGLLGLHQIENAGMAIALLDTFCQEDGQELASNDLVAQALKETRWPGRLEVVSSEPLMILDGAHNPHAIKALLNTLQERFADYHKEILFTCIKTKALEDMLDLLESVPNSQLTLTCFDDSRATDENVLKETAKSRNLNYQSWQEFLEQKMTEDEEKKTVRLVTGSLYFLSQVRAYLMERKNENGYTKD